In one Oryzias latipes chromosome 13, ASM223467v1 genomic region, the following are encoded:
- the LOC101174937 gene encoding von Willebrand factor A domain-containing protein 5A isoform X3: MECLFGLVSCERQKVPLKSVEVELQVKDHVATVISTLNYQNKEDKPIEALFVFPLPGDAAVCHFSADIGQTHIVAELKEKQQAREEYDDALSSGQQAFLLEESEQNPDIFSLSVGSLPPGESASIRLQYVIELAVEADGALRFCLPAVLNPRYQPQGSEGPGVPVSSVPASEIPYSLSFSSRVSSPRPVSKVESSCSLEPLHYLNTDHTEAAVKLAAGHKFDRDVELLIYYKDAHQPSAVVEAGQDSAQPGTLMGDPVVMASFYPNFPESVQSSSSSCGEFVFLLDRSGSMDFPMADIHHRTRIDSAKETLLLLLKSLPMGCYFNIYSFGDRFEHLFQKSLRYSQKTMKQALKKVEEMSADLGGTDILEPLQHIYRQSCIRGQPRQLFVFTDGEVSNTKEILDLVKENCASYRCFSFGIGPGASSALVNGMAKEGGGHAQFITDNDRMQLKAMQSLRLALQPSVEDISLTWDLPAGVTAKVLSPTIQNIFQGQRSVVFAQLTGQSSKTGEGSLTVKYSIAGHSCQNQLFLSLKPAPMGSCTDSLTVHHLAALTLIRRLEMEERGCEGEQSEGVKKKLVEVSVESGVSSAFTAFIAVDKSNNRIIKGPLITQELHADLVLKGSLFFFGDDDDDLFGGNNVFRRIYSSLKKRPKKSLSLKKCACRLPASSLKSAGRPSPQSNDSKPRYEDPLLQLVSLQEACGRWLLDPALAIILGKSREEVKKAKPTKVSKAAWATVLALIWLHSSKVEAKKEWELIAVKAVSWLKTQKVASMSDCVAAGNALLCCNVQTDTLGL, translated from the exons ATGGAATGTCTCTTCGGTCTGGTGTCCTGTGAAAGACAAAAAG ttcctCTGAAGAGCGTGGAGGtggagctgcaggtgaaggACCATGTGGCTACAGTCATCTCCACTCTGAACTACCAGAACAAGGAGGACAAACCCATAGAGGCGCTTTTTGTCTTCCCTCTGCCTGGAGATGCTGCTGTGTGTCATTTCAGTGCTGACATTGGACAGACACACATTGTAGCtgagctgaaggagaagcagcag GCTCGTGAGGAGTATGACGATGCACTGAGCTCAGGGCAGCAGGCCTTCCTGTTGGAGGAGAGTGAGCAGAATCCTGATATCTTCTCTCTGAGTGTGGGCAGTCTGCCTCCAGGGGAGAGCGCCTCCATCAGGCTGCAGTATGTCATTGAGCTGGCTGTGGAGGCTGATGGGGCGCTGAGGTTCTGTCTGCCTGCTGTGCTCAACCCTCGCTACCAACCTCAAG GTAGTGAAGGTCCTGGAGTCCCGGTGAGCTCAGTTCCAGCCTCTGAGATTCCCTACAGTCTGTCCTTTTCTTCACGAGTGTCCTCTCCTCGTCCAGTTTCCAAAGTAGAGTCCAGCTGTTCTCTGGAGCCTCTTCACTACCTGAACACTGATCACACAGAGGCTGCT GTGAAGCTGGCTGCAGGACACAAGTTTGACAGAGATGTAGAGCTGCTGATTTATTACAAAGATGCTCACCAGCCCTCTGCTGTGGTGGAGGCAGGACAGGACTCTGCTCAGCCTG GAACACTGATGGGTGATCCAGTGGTGATGGCGAGCTTCTACCCTAACTTTCCTGAGTCGGTGCAGTCTTCCTCGTCTTCCTGTGGAGAGTTTGTGTTCTTACTGGATCGATCAGGCAGCATGGATTTTCCTATGGCTGACATCCATCATCGAACTCGCATCGACAGTGCCAAG GAAACTCTCCTGCTCCTCTTGAAGAGTTTACCAATGGGCTGCTATTTCAACATTTACAGTTTTGGTGACCGTTTTGAACACCTCTTCCA GAAAAGCCTGAGGTACAGCCAGAAGACCATGAAACAGGCTCTGAAAAAAGTCGAGGAAATGTCGGCTGATCTTGGAGGAACTGACATCCTGGAGCCTCTCCAGCATATTTACAGACAAAGCTGCATCCGTGGTCAACCTAGACAA TTGTTTGTCTTCACTGACGGCGAGGTGAGCAACACTAAGGAGATTCTGGATCTGGTGAAGGAGAACTGTGCTTCTTACAG GTGTTTCTCTTTCGGGATTGGTCCAGGAGCCAGCTCTGCTCTCGTCAATGGGATGGCTAAGGAGGGAGGAGGTCATGCCCAGTTCATCACAGACAATGACAGGATGCAACTAAAA GCGATGCAGTCTCTGCGGCTTGCTCTGCAGCCGTCTGTGGAGGACATTTCTCTCACGTGGGATTTACCCGCAGGAGTGACCGCCAAAGTCCTCTCTCCAACCATCCAAAACATTTTCCAGGGACAGCGCTCTGTGGTATTTGCTCAGCTCACAGGTCAG agctcaaagacaggagagggCTCTTTGACTGTGAAGTACAGCATTGCAGGTCATTCCTGTCAAAACCAACTGTTCCTCAGCCTCAAGCCTGCACCCATGGGTTCCTGCACAGACAG CCTCACAGTGCACCATCTGGCTGCGTTGACTCTGATTCGCCGGCTGGAGATGGAGGAAAGAGGCTGTGAAGGCGAGCAGAGTGAAGGGGTGAAGAAAAAGCTGGTGGAGGTTAGTGTAGAGTCTGGAGTGAGCAGTGCCTTCACGGCCTTCATCGCTGTGGACAAAAGCAATAACAGAATAATAAAAGGCCCACTAATTACCCAAGAACTTCATGCAGACC TGGTTTTAAAAGGTTCTTTGTTCTTCTTTGGAGATGATGACGATGATCTTTTTGGCGGTAATAACG TTTTCAGGAGGATTTACTCATCTCTAAAAAAAAGGCCCAAAAAAAGCCTTTCATTGAAAAAGTGTG CTTGCAGACTACCTGCTTCCAGCCTTAAAAGTGCTGGACGTCCCTCACCGCAGAGCAACG ACTCCAAGCCCCGGTATGAGGATCCACTGCTGCAGCTGGTTTCCCTGCAGGAGGCCTGTGGCCGCTGGCTGCTTGATCCAGCTCTGGCTATTATTCTGggaaaaagcagagaagaagtGAAAAAAGCCAAACCCACAAAG GTCAGTAAAGCAGCGTGGGCGACCGTTCTGGCTCTGATTTGGCTCCATAGCTCTAAGGTGGAGGCAAAGAAAGAATGGGAGCTTATTGCAGTGAAAGCCGTGTCATGGCTGAAAACGCAGAAAG tGGCTTCCATGTCCGATTGTGTGGCCGCTGGAAATGCACTTTTGTGTTGCAACGTGCAGACAGACACTCTGGGGCTGTGA
- the LOC101174937 gene encoding von Willebrand factor A domain-containing protein 5A isoform X1 encodes MSHWEEENPEHTGDTLSLGWPGNASGRRGAGGSGRVPLKSVEVELQVKDHVATVISTLNYQNKEDKPIEALFVFPLPGDAAVCHFSADIGQTHIVAELKEKQQAREEYDDALSSGQQAFLLEESEQNPDIFSLSVGSLPPGESASIRLQYVIELAVEADGALRFCLPAVLNPRYQPQGSEGPGVPVSSVPASEIPYSLSFSSRVSSPRPVSKVESSCSLEPLHYLNTDHTEAAVKLAAGHKFDRDVELLIYYKDAHQPSAVVEAGQDSAQPGTLMGDPVVMASFYPNFPESVQSSSSSCGEFVFLLDRSGSMDFPMADIHHRTRIDSAKETLLLLLKSLPMGCYFNIYSFGDRFEHLFQKSLRYSQKTMKQALKKVEEMSADLGGTDILEPLQHIYRQSCIRGQPRQLFVFTDGEVSNTKEILDLVKENCASYRCFSFGIGPGASSALVNGMAKEGGGHAQFITDNDRMQLKAMQSLRLALQPSVEDISLTWDLPAGVTAKVLSPTIQNIFQGQRSVVFAQLTGQSSKTGEGSLTVKYSIAGHSCQNQLFLSLKPAPMGSCTDSLTVHHLAALTLIRRLEMEERGCEGEQSEGVKKKLVEVSVESGVSSAFTAFIAVDKSNNRIIKGPLITQELHADLVLKGSLFFFGDDDDDLFGGNNVFRRIYSSLKKRPKKSLSLKKCACRLPASSLKSAGRPSPQSNDSKPRYEDPLLQLVSLQEACGRWLLDPALAIILGKSREEVKKAKPTKVSKAAWATVLALIWLHSSKVEAKKEWELIAVKAVSWLKTQKVASMSDCVAAGNALLCCNVQTDTLGL; translated from the exons atgtcccactgggaggAGGAAAACCCAGAACATACTGGAGATACGTtgtctcttggctggcctgggaacgcttCAGGGaggagaggagctggaggaagtgggcggg ttcctCTGAAGAGCGTGGAGGtggagctgcaggtgaaggACCATGTGGCTACAGTCATCTCCACTCTGAACTACCAGAACAAGGAGGACAAACCCATAGAGGCGCTTTTTGTCTTCCCTCTGCCTGGAGATGCTGCTGTGTGTCATTTCAGTGCTGACATTGGACAGACACACATTGTAGCtgagctgaaggagaagcagcag GCTCGTGAGGAGTATGACGATGCACTGAGCTCAGGGCAGCAGGCCTTCCTGTTGGAGGAGAGTGAGCAGAATCCTGATATCTTCTCTCTGAGTGTGGGCAGTCTGCCTCCAGGGGAGAGCGCCTCCATCAGGCTGCAGTATGTCATTGAGCTGGCTGTGGAGGCTGATGGGGCGCTGAGGTTCTGTCTGCCTGCTGTGCTCAACCCTCGCTACCAACCTCAAG GTAGTGAAGGTCCTGGAGTCCCGGTGAGCTCAGTTCCAGCCTCTGAGATTCCCTACAGTCTGTCCTTTTCTTCACGAGTGTCCTCTCCTCGTCCAGTTTCCAAAGTAGAGTCCAGCTGTTCTCTGGAGCCTCTTCACTACCTGAACACTGATCACACAGAGGCTGCT GTGAAGCTGGCTGCAGGACACAAGTTTGACAGAGATGTAGAGCTGCTGATTTATTACAAAGATGCTCACCAGCCCTCTGCTGTGGTGGAGGCAGGACAGGACTCTGCTCAGCCTG GAACACTGATGGGTGATCCAGTGGTGATGGCGAGCTTCTACCCTAACTTTCCTGAGTCGGTGCAGTCTTCCTCGTCTTCCTGTGGAGAGTTTGTGTTCTTACTGGATCGATCAGGCAGCATGGATTTTCCTATGGCTGACATCCATCATCGAACTCGCATCGACAGTGCCAAG GAAACTCTCCTGCTCCTCTTGAAGAGTTTACCAATGGGCTGCTATTTCAACATTTACAGTTTTGGTGACCGTTTTGAACACCTCTTCCA GAAAAGCCTGAGGTACAGCCAGAAGACCATGAAACAGGCTCTGAAAAAAGTCGAGGAAATGTCGGCTGATCTTGGAGGAACTGACATCCTGGAGCCTCTCCAGCATATTTACAGACAAAGCTGCATCCGTGGTCAACCTAGACAA TTGTTTGTCTTCACTGACGGCGAGGTGAGCAACACTAAGGAGATTCTGGATCTGGTGAAGGAGAACTGTGCTTCTTACAG GTGTTTCTCTTTCGGGATTGGTCCAGGAGCCAGCTCTGCTCTCGTCAATGGGATGGCTAAGGAGGGAGGAGGTCATGCCCAGTTCATCACAGACAATGACAGGATGCAACTAAAA GCGATGCAGTCTCTGCGGCTTGCTCTGCAGCCGTCTGTGGAGGACATTTCTCTCACGTGGGATTTACCCGCAGGAGTGACCGCCAAAGTCCTCTCTCCAACCATCCAAAACATTTTCCAGGGACAGCGCTCTGTGGTATTTGCTCAGCTCACAGGTCAG agctcaaagacaggagagggCTCTTTGACTGTGAAGTACAGCATTGCAGGTCATTCCTGTCAAAACCAACTGTTCCTCAGCCTCAAGCCTGCACCCATGGGTTCCTGCACAGACAG CCTCACAGTGCACCATCTGGCTGCGTTGACTCTGATTCGCCGGCTGGAGATGGAGGAAAGAGGCTGTGAAGGCGAGCAGAGTGAAGGGGTGAAGAAAAAGCTGGTGGAGGTTAGTGTAGAGTCTGGAGTGAGCAGTGCCTTCACGGCCTTCATCGCTGTGGACAAAAGCAATAACAGAATAATAAAAGGCCCACTAATTACCCAAGAACTTCATGCAGACC TGGTTTTAAAAGGTTCTTTGTTCTTCTTTGGAGATGATGACGATGATCTTTTTGGCGGTAATAACG TTTTCAGGAGGATTTACTCATCTCTAAAAAAAAGGCCCAAAAAAAGCCTTTCATTGAAAAAGTGTG CTTGCAGACTACCTGCTTCCAGCCTTAAAAGTGCTGGACGTCCCTCACCGCAGAGCAACG ACTCCAAGCCCCGGTATGAGGATCCACTGCTGCAGCTGGTTTCCCTGCAGGAGGCCTGTGGCCGCTGGCTGCTTGATCCAGCTCTGGCTATTATTCTGggaaaaagcagagaagaagtGAAAAAAGCCAAACCCACAAAG GTCAGTAAAGCAGCGTGGGCGACCGTTCTGGCTCTGATTTGGCTCCATAGCTCTAAGGTGGAGGCAAAGAAAGAATGGGAGCTTATTGCAGTGAAAGCCGTGTCATGGCTGAAAACGCAGAAAG tGGCTTCCATGTCCGATTGTGTGGCCGCTGGAAATGCACTTTTGTGTTGCAACGTGCAGACAGACACTCTGGGGCTGTGA
- the LOC101174937 gene encoding von Willebrand factor A domain-containing protein 5A isoform X2 has product MSHWEEENPEHTGDTLSLGWPGNASGRRGAGGSGRVPLKSVEVELQVKDHVATVISTLNYQNKEDKPIEALFVFPLPGDAAVCHFSADIGQTHIVAELKEKQQAREEYDDALSSGQQAFLLEESEQNPDIFSLSVGSLPPGESASIRLQYVIELAVEADGALRFCLPAVLNPRYQPQGSEGPGVPVSSVPASEIPYSLSFSSRVSSPRPVSKVESSCSLEPLHYLNTDHTEAAVKLAAGHKFDRDVELLIYYKDAHQPSAVVEAGQDSAQPGTLMGDPVVMASFYPNFPESVQSSSSSCGEFVFLLDRSGSMDFPMADIHHRTRIDSAKETLLLLLKSLPMGCYFNIYSFGDRFEHLFQKSLRYSQKTMKQALKKVEEMSADLGGTDILEPLQHIYRQSCIRGQPRQLFVFTDGEVSNTKEILDLVKENCASYRCFSFGIGPGASSALVNGMAKEGGGHAQFITDNDRMQLKAMQSLRLALQPSVEDISLTWDLPAGVTAKVLSPTIQNIFQGQRSVVFAQLTGQSSKTGEGSLTVKYSIAGHSCQNQLFLSLKPAPMGSCTDSLTVHHLAALTLIRRLEMEERGCEGEQSEGVKKKLVEVSVESGVSSAFTAFIAVDKSNNRIIKGPLITQELHADLVLKGSLFFFGDDDDDLFGGNNVFRRIYSSLKKRPKKSLSLKKCDSKPRYEDPLLQLVSLQEACGRWLLDPALAIILGKSREEVKKAKPTKVSKAAWATVLALIWLHSSKVEAKKEWELIAVKAVSWLKTQKVASMSDCVAAGNALLCCNVQTDTLGL; this is encoded by the exons atgtcccactgggaggAGGAAAACCCAGAACATACTGGAGATACGTtgtctcttggctggcctgggaacgcttCAGGGaggagaggagctggaggaagtgggcggg ttcctCTGAAGAGCGTGGAGGtggagctgcaggtgaaggACCATGTGGCTACAGTCATCTCCACTCTGAACTACCAGAACAAGGAGGACAAACCCATAGAGGCGCTTTTTGTCTTCCCTCTGCCTGGAGATGCTGCTGTGTGTCATTTCAGTGCTGACATTGGACAGACACACATTGTAGCtgagctgaaggagaagcagcag GCTCGTGAGGAGTATGACGATGCACTGAGCTCAGGGCAGCAGGCCTTCCTGTTGGAGGAGAGTGAGCAGAATCCTGATATCTTCTCTCTGAGTGTGGGCAGTCTGCCTCCAGGGGAGAGCGCCTCCATCAGGCTGCAGTATGTCATTGAGCTGGCTGTGGAGGCTGATGGGGCGCTGAGGTTCTGTCTGCCTGCTGTGCTCAACCCTCGCTACCAACCTCAAG GTAGTGAAGGTCCTGGAGTCCCGGTGAGCTCAGTTCCAGCCTCTGAGATTCCCTACAGTCTGTCCTTTTCTTCACGAGTGTCCTCTCCTCGTCCAGTTTCCAAAGTAGAGTCCAGCTGTTCTCTGGAGCCTCTTCACTACCTGAACACTGATCACACAGAGGCTGCT GTGAAGCTGGCTGCAGGACACAAGTTTGACAGAGATGTAGAGCTGCTGATTTATTACAAAGATGCTCACCAGCCCTCTGCTGTGGTGGAGGCAGGACAGGACTCTGCTCAGCCTG GAACACTGATGGGTGATCCAGTGGTGATGGCGAGCTTCTACCCTAACTTTCCTGAGTCGGTGCAGTCTTCCTCGTCTTCCTGTGGAGAGTTTGTGTTCTTACTGGATCGATCAGGCAGCATGGATTTTCCTATGGCTGACATCCATCATCGAACTCGCATCGACAGTGCCAAG GAAACTCTCCTGCTCCTCTTGAAGAGTTTACCAATGGGCTGCTATTTCAACATTTACAGTTTTGGTGACCGTTTTGAACACCTCTTCCA GAAAAGCCTGAGGTACAGCCAGAAGACCATGAAACAGGCTCTGAAAAAAGTCGAGGAAATGTCGGCTGATCTTGGAGGAACTGACATCCTGGAGCCTCTCCAGCATATTTACAGACAAAGCTGCATCCGTGGTCAACCTAGACAA TTGTTTGTCTTCACTGACGGCGAGGTGAGCAACACTAAGGAGATTCTGGATCTGGTGAAGGAGAACTGTGCTTCTTACAG GTGTTTCTCTTTCGGGATTGGTCCAGGAGCCAGCTCTGCTCTCGTCAATGGGATGGCTAAGGAGGGAGGAGGTCATGCCCAGTTCATCACAGACAATGACAGGATGCAACTAAAA GCGATGCAGTCTCTGCGGCTTGCTCTGCAGCCGTCTGTGGAGGACATTTCTCTCACGTGGGATTTACCCGCAGGAGTGACCGCCAAAGTCCTCTCTCCAACCATCCAAAACATTTTCCAGGGACAGCGCTCTGTGGTATTTGCTCAGCTCACAGGTCAG agctcaaagacaggagagggCTCTTTGACTGTGAAGTACAGCATTGCAGGTCATTCCTGTCAAAACCAACTGTTCCTCAGCCTCAAGCCTGCACCCATGGGTTCCTGCACAGACAG CCTCACAGTGCACCATCTGGCTGCGTTGACTCTGATTCGCCGGCTGGAGATGGAGGAAAGAGGCTGTGAAGGCGAGCAGAGTGAAGGGGTGAAGAAAAAGCTGGTGGAGGTTAGTGTAGAGTCTGGAGTGAGCAGTGCCTTCACGGCCTTCATCGCTGTGGACAAAAGCAATAACAGAATAATAAAAGGCCCACTAATTACCCAAGAACTTCATGCAGACC TGGTTTTAAAAGGTTCTTTGTTCTTCTTTGGAGATGATGACGATGATCTTTTTGGCGGTAATAACG TTTTCAGGAGGATTTACTCATCTCTAAAAAAAAGGCCCAAAAAAAGCCTTTCATTGAAAAAGTGTG ACTCCAAGCCCCGGTATGAGGATCCACTGCTGCAGCTGGTTTCCCTGCAGGAGGCCTGTGGCCGCTGGCTGCTTGATCCAGCTCTGGCTATTATTCTGggaaaaagcagagaagaagtGAAAAAAGCCAAACCCACAAAG GTCAGTAAAGCAGCGTGGGCGACCGTTCTGGCTCTGATTTGGCTCCATAGCTCTAAGGTGGAGGCAAAGAAAGAATGGGAGCTTATTGCAGTGAAAGCCGTGTCATGGCTGAAAACGCAGAAAG tGGCTTCCATGTCCGATTGTGTGGCCGCTGGAAATGCACTTTTGTGTTGCAACGTGCAGACAGACACTCTGGGGCTGTGA